From a region of the Geothrix sp. 21YS21S-2 genome:
- a CDS encoding response regulator, with product MARLRILLVDDQQLILLGLERMLRRMRNLWEVVVAESGRKARELLEVQPFDVLVTDLNMPGYSGVQLMEWSLEHRPEMVRIVLSGHQDTAMLHGAARYAHRFLTKPSEPGLLLAALVQVSEVKDLGQGEMDLLPVVAGMGQLPGSPVTSHRVRAFLDDPAAQPVALRGLVCRDPGLAAKALKLVNSAFYGPPRPTVDPWEAVQLLGREELADLVMGPAAPEAEARLRPLREAHLRIARLALAIARAEGAPAPVQDLAYAGGLLSAAGPMILALARPGTEDRDERRVFGAEAPEVSRLYLTLMGLPAPLLDLVGNLRSPSRARLADPLAMAAVHVAAGLQDGEFLAGAGLQDRVPAWLTLEPAEKDTP from the coding sequence TTGGCTAGGCTTCGCATCCTGCTGGTGGACGACCAGCAGCTGATCCTGCTGGGCCTCGAGCGCATGCTGCGCCGCATGCGCAACCTCTGGGAGGTCGTCGTCGCGGAGTCCGGCCGCAAGGCCCGGGAGCTCCTGGAGGTCCAGCCCTTCGACGTGCTGGTCACGGACCTCAACATGCCGGGCTACAGCGGCGTGCAGCTCATGGAATGGAGCCTGGAGCACCGGCCGGAGATGGTCCGCATCGTGCTCTCGGGGCACCAGGACACCGCCATGCTCCACGGCGCGGCGCGGTACGCCCACCGCTTCCTCACCAAGCCCAGCGAGCCGGGCCTCCTGCTGGCGGCCCTCGTCCAGGTGTCCGAGGTCAAGGACCTCGGACAGGGCGAGATGGACCTGCTTCCGGTGGTGGCCGGCATGGGCCAGCTGCCGGGAAGCCCCGTGACCTCCCACCGGGTCCGCGCGTTCCTGGACGATCCCGCCGCCCAGCCTGTGGCCCTGAGGGGCCTGGTCTGCCGGGATCCCGGACTGGCCGCCAAGGCCCTGAAGCTGGTCAATTCGGCCTTCTACGGACCGCCCAGGCCCACGGTGGACCCCTGGGAGGCCGTGCAGCTCCTGGGCCGGGAGGAGCTGGCGGATCTCGTAATGGGTCCCGCGGCCCCCGAGGCTGAGGCCCGGCTCAGGCCCCTGCGCGAGGCCCACCTCCGCATCGCCCGGCTCGCCCTCGCCATCGCGCGGGCGGAGGGGGCCCCGGCGCCGGTCCAGGATCTCGCCTACGCCGGGGGCCTCCTTTCGGCCGCGGGCCCCATGATCCTGGCCCTGGCCCGGCCCGGGACGGAGGACCGGGACGAACGCCGGGTCTTCGGCGCCGAAGCCCCCGAGGTCTCCAGGCTCTACCTGACCCTCATGGGCCTTCCGGCCCCCCTGCTGGACCTCGTCGGCAACCTGCGCTCCCCGTCCAGGGCCCGGCTCGCCGATCCCCTGGCCATGGCGGCGGTGCACGTGGCGGCGGGCCTCCAGGACGGCGAGTTCCTCGCCGGAGCAGGCCTCCAGGACCGCGTCCCCGCCTGGCTCACCCTCGAACCCGCAGAAAAGGACACCCCATGA
- a CDS encoding PAS domain S-box protein — MPETPLEAPQPRTLLIIEDDPLFSGTLADLAAAGLPGTAASSAATLGEGLRRLRGGGIDLVVLGAGLGGGPGLPALDMIWRDGGDLAIVLVAKDGADTMARLAIRRGAEDFLAPPDLSPGRLAHCLLSAFERNARKRESEQRLRENEEMFRVISENAGDLVALLDQSGRRLFQNFAHARTLGFTMEELNEFPPMFLFHPEDRDRLQAELAELFQGGREDTTEFRLLHKDGTWRHFEGRAAIVRGRTASGDLAIIVSRDITARVKADTELLKAHAIKNLILENSTLGIAFVRDRVFEWVNSRLAEILGRPLAQLLGAPTRILYPDGASYDEMARSTYDAMRRGERADVTWQLLRGDGSSFWCRMIGRPLNPAIPHEGSVWLMEDTTENRKIEQARLSLEVQLRHAQKLEAIGQLAAGIAHEINTPTQYIGDNTKFLAEAFQDLLRVVEGLEEALPEPAGPLARILEEVDLPYLKEEIPRAIEQSAEGIARVTRIVKAMKDFSHPGSEEPVDVDLNRSIESTITVSRNEWKYVANLVLELDPNLPPVLCYPNEINQAVLNLVVNAAHAISDAQSADPETKGTITVSTALDAGMAEIRVRDTGTGIPEHVRPRIFDPFFTTKEVGRGTGQGLAIVHTVIVERHKGTVAFETETGSGSVFILRVPVTRDREGGRLG; from the coding sequence ATGCCCGAAACCCCCCTGGAAGCGCCCCAGCCCCGAACCCTCCTGATCATCGAGGACGACCCTCTGTTTTCGGGCACCCTGGCCGACCTCGCCGCGGCGGGGCTGCCGGGGACGGCCGCCTCCAGCGCCGCGACCCTCGGGGAGGGCCTGCGGAGGCTCCGGGGCGGCGGCATCGACCTGGTGGTCCTGGGCGCAGGCCTGGGTGGCGGTCCGGGCCTTCCCGCCCTGGACATGATCTGGCGGGACGGCGGGGACCTCGCCATCGTCCTCGTGGCGAAGGACGGCGCCGACACGATGGCCCGCCTCGCCATCCGGAGGGGTGCCGAGGACTTCCTGGCTCCGCCGGACCTCTCACCCGGGCGCTTGGCCCACTGCCTCCTCAGCGCCTTCGAACGCAACGCGCGCAAGCGGGAATCGGAGCAGCGCCTGCGCGAGAACGAGGAGATGTTCCGGGTGATCTCCGAGAACGCCGGCGACCTGGTGGCCCTGCTGGACCAGAGTGGCCGGCGGCTCTTCCAGAACTTCGCCCATGCCCGGACCCTGGGCTTCACCATGGAGGAACTCAACGAGTTCCCCCCCATGTTCCTGTTCCATCCCGAGGACCGGGACCGGCTCCAGGCCGAGCTGGCCGAGCTTTTCCAGGGCGGGCGCGAGGACACCACCGAGTTCCGCCTGCTCCACAAGGACGGCACGTGGCGCCATTTCGAGGGCCGGGCGGCGATCGTGCGCGGCAGGACCGCCTCCGGAGACCTGGCCATCATCGTCTCCCGGGACATCACGGCACGGGTGAAGGCGGACACGGAGCTGCTGAAGGCCCACGCCATCAAGAACCTCATCCTAGAGAACTCCACCCTGGGCATCGCCTTCGTGCGCGACCGAGTCTTCGAATGGGTCAACTCCCGGCTGGCGGAGATCCTGGGGCGGCCCCTGGCCCAGCTCCTGGGCGCCCCCACCCGGATCCTCTACCCCGACGGCGCCTCCTACGACGAGATGGCCCGCTCCACCTACGACGCCATGCGGCGCGGGGAGCGCGCCGACGTCACCTGGCAGCTCCTGCGGGGCGACGGGTCCTCGTTCTGGTGCCGGATGATCGGGAGGCCCCTGAACCCCGCCATACCCCACGAAGGGTCGGTGTGGCTGATGGAGGACACCACAGAGAACCGAAAGATCGAACAGGCGCGCCTCTCCCTGGAAGTCCAGCTGCGCCACGCGCAGAAGCTGGAGGCCATCGGCCAGCTGGCGGCTGGCATCGCCCACGAGATCAACACGCCCACCCAGTACATCGGCGACAACACCAAGTTCCTCGCCGAGGCCTTCCAGGACCTGCTCAGGGTGGTGGAAGGGCTGGAGGAGGCCCTCCCGGAGCCTGCGGGTCCCCTGGCTCGGATCCTGGAGGAGGTGGACCTGCCCTACCTCAAGGAGGAGATCCCCAGGGCCATCGAACAGTCCGCGGAAGGCATCGCCCGGGTCACCCGGATCGTCAAGGCCATGAAGGACTTCTCCCACCCCGGCAGCGAGGAACCGGTGGATGTGGACCTCAACCGCTCCATCGAGAGCACCATCACCGTCTCCCGCAACGAATGGAAGTACGTGGCCAACCTCGTCCTGGAGCTGGATCCCAACCTCCCGCCGGTGCTCTGCTACCCCAACGAGATCAACCAGGCCGTCCTCAACCTCGTGGTCAACGCGGCCCACGCCATCAGCGACGCGCAGAGCGCCGATCCCGAGACCAAGGGGACCATCACCGTCTCCACCGCCCTGGACGCGGGCATGGCCGAGATCCGGGTGCGGGACACCGGCACGGGCATCCCCGAACATGTGAGGCCGAGGATCTTCGATCCCTTCTTCACCACCAAGGAGGTCGGGAGGGGCACCGGCCAGGGCCTGGCCATCGTCCACACCGTGATCGTGGAGCGCCACAAGGGCACCGTGGCCTTCGAGACGGAGACCGGGTCGGGGTCCGTGTTCATCCTGCGGGTACCCGTCACCCGGGACCGGGAAGGGGGGCGCCTTGGCTAG
- a CDS encoding response regulator has product MAVRTRILFVDDEPLVLQGLQRLLRNMRAEWDMVFVTSGAEGLEELARSPFDVVVADMRMPGMNGAEFLNRVMRLHPGTIRLVLSGQADSDLILQVEGAAHQFISKPCDPGILRTVIQAASEIGGRLRSEEIRRVLGGIAHLPVLPAAYQEILALLAIEATTVEDLGRVVQKDPGMTGNILKLVNSAYFGLRQRVSDPAEAVSFLGVDTLKSLALVHGIFSQVRALPQAFNGAHLWQHSLQLAAASREIARLEGLGRELEADCFTGGLLHDVGLLLLASGFPSEYHRIAGLLATSSMEILDAEMEVLGVHHGEAGAHLLGLWGLPGAVVEAVAHHHCPRPSIGMTPERVVHAAETLSTAVGDCKVFGVQRVWDPGTLEDAVGPRYEAWKLILDRLGEE; this is encoded by the coding sequence ATGGCCGTCAGGACCCGGATACTGTTTGTTGATGATGAACCGCTCGTATTGCAGGGGCTCCAGCGGCTCCTGCGGAACATGCGGGCCGAGTGGGACATGGTCTTCGTCACCAGCGGCGCCGAGGGCCTGGAGGAACTGGCCCGGTCCCCCTTCGACGTGGTGGTCGCGGACATGCGCATGCCGGGCATGAATGGAGCCGAATTCCTCAACCGCGTCATGCGGCTCCATCCGGGCACGATCCGGCTGGTGCTCTCGGGCCAGGCGGATTCCGACCTGATCCTCCAGGTGGAAGGCGCGGCCCACCAGTTCATCTCCAAGCCCTGCGACCCCGGCATCCTGCGCACCGTGATCCAGGCCGCCAGCGAGATCGGAGGCCGCCTGCGCAGCGAGGAGATCCGCCGGGTCCTCGGCGGGATCGCCCACCTCCCGGTCCTGCCTGCCGCCTACCAGGAGATCCTGGCCCTCCTGGCCATCGAGGCCACGACCGTGGAGGACCTGGGCAGGGTGGTGCAGAAGGACCCGGGGATGACCGGCAACATCCTCAAGCTGGTCAATTCCGCCTATTTCGGCCTGCGCCAGCGGGTCTCGGACCCGGCCGAGGCGGTGTCCTTCCTGGGGGTCGACACCCTCAAGTCGCTGGCCCTGGTCCACGGAATCTTCAGTCAGGTGCGCGCGCTGCCGCAGGCCTTCAACGGCGCCCACCTCTGGCAGCACAGCCTCCAGCTGGCCGCGGCCTCCCGGGAGATCGCCAGGCTGGAGGGCCTGGGCCGTGAACTGGAGGCGGACTGCTTCACGGGGGGCCTCCTCCACGACGTCGGCCTGCTCCTGCTGGCTTCGGGGTTCCCCTCCGAGTACCACCGGATCGCCGGGCTCCTCGCCACGAGCTCCATGGAGATCCTCGATGCGGAAATGGAGGTGCTGGGAGTCCACCACGGCGAAGCGGGGGCGCACCTCCTGGGTCTATGGGGCCTGCCCGGCGCCGTCGTGGAGGCGGTGGCCCACCATCACTGCCCGCGCCCGTCCATCGGGATGACGCCCGAACGCGTCGTCCACGCGGCCGAGACGCTCTCCACGGCCGTCGGCGACTGCAAGGTGTTCGGCGTCCAGAGGGTCTGGGACCCGGGAACCCTCGAGGATGCCGTGGGACCCAGGTACGAGGCCTGGAAGCTCATCCTGGACCGGCTGGGCGAGGAATAG
- a CDS encoding response regulator, whose translation MPPEWGSRETILVVDDDRAVSAALKRQLGRGGYIVHCVGDGAAALAFAQGGTVDLVILDLVMPGMSGIETCRALRLLPGWGEIPVLVLTGSYDEKLYAEALDCGADDFLTKPVRTEELQLRVKSLIRIRGLMTDLRTSVATIGAQNEIILRTREERERLQAFLLHDLKNPIAGILLQAEMMVTQETRPAAAWNRVLTGAEHLLRLVTSWMDHIKAEHTGIRPSLAEVPLRPFLEGILARHDLWLKVRKIHGVVEVEDADLHHPMDPVLMDRVLGNLLDNCLRYSPDGGTLLLGAGRHEGDGLHLYVSDQGPGVPEAMREGMFDLYVQLETSASHAHNRHNRGLGLAFCKAAVDSHGGRIWVDDNPGGGSRFNIVLPIPRPAGPG comes from the coding sequence ATGCCGCCGGAATGGGGTTCGCGGGAAACCATCCTCGTGGTGGACGATGACCGGGCCGTCAGCGCCGCCCTCAAGCGCCAGCTGGGCCGCGGCGGCTACATCGTCCACTGCGTCGGGGACGGTGCCGCCGCGCTGGCCTTCGCGCAGGGCGGCACGGTCGATCTGGTCATCCTGGACCTCGTCATGCCGGGCATGAGCGGCATCGAGACCTGCCGGGCCCTGCGGCTCCTGCCGGGATGGGGCGAGATCCCCGTCCTGGTCCTCACGGGCTCCTACGACGAGAAGCTCTATGCCGAGGCCCTGGACTGCGGCGCCGACGACTTCCTCACCAAGCCCGTTCGCACGGAGGAACTGCAGCTGCGCGTGAAGTCCCTCATCCGCATCCGGGGGCTGATGACGGACCTGCGCACCAGCGTGGCCACCATCGGGGCGCAGAACGAGATCATCCTCCGGACCCGCGAGGAGCGGGAGAGGCTCCAGGCCTTCCTCCTCCACGACCTCAAGAACCCCATCGCCGGAATCCTCCTTCAGGCGGAGATGATGGTCACCCAGGAGACCCGGCCCGCCGCGGCCTGGAACCGGGTCCTCACGGGCGCCGAGCACCTCCTGCGGCTGGTCACCTCCTGGATGGACCACATCAAGGCCGAGCACACCGGGATCCGGCCCTCCCTCGCCGAGGTGCCGCTCCGGCCCTTCCTGGAGGGGATCCTGGCCCGCCACGACCTCTGGCTGAAGGTGCGGAAGATCCACGGCGTGGTGGAGGTGGAGGACGCCGATCTCCACCACCCCATGGACCCGGTCCTCATGGACCGGGTGCTGGGCAACCTCCTGGACAACTGCCTGCGCTACTCCCCCGACGGCGGAACCCTCCTCCTGGGCGCCGGGCGCCACGAGGGCGACGGGCTCCACCTGTACGTGTCCGACCAGGGCCCCGGGGTTCCCGAGGCGATGCGCGAGGGGATGTTCGACCTCTACGTCCAGCTGGAGACCTCCGCCTCCCACGCCCACAACCGCCACAACCGCGGCCTGGGCCTGGCCTTCTGCAAGGCGGCGGTCGACTCCCACGGGGGCCGCATCTGGGTGGACGACAATCCCGGCGGCGGCAGCCGCTTCAACATCGTGCTCCCTATTCCTCGCCCAGCCGGTCCAGGATGA